The Panulirus ornatus isolate Po-2019 chromosome 21, ASM3632096v1, whole genome shotgun sequence nucleotide sequence TGCCCATCTTTTCTGCATTTTCTGCCAGTTTCTCCTCTTCCATTACCTGCAGAGCTGCCAGACCTACCTGCAGTATATGTTACAGTAAGCCTCTTAGCTGATGCTATGGCACAgattcacattttttttaattatgattTAAGGTATGAGATGTTCCATCCAAAGACAGGTCATAATTTGAGAAATACaaaattgaaaacaaaaaaattctaatattgctaaaatttttttttttttttttttttttttatactttgtcgctgtctcccgcgtttgcgaggtagcgcaaggaaacagacgaaagaaatggcccaacccccccccccatacacatgtacatacacacgtccacacacgcaaatatacatacctacacagctttccatggtttaccccagacgcttcacatgccttgattcaatccactgacagcacgtcaacccctgtataccacatggctccaattcactctattccttgccctcctttcaccctcctgcatgttcaggccccgatcacacaaaatctttttcactccatctttccacctccaatttggtctccctcttctcctcgttccctccacctccgacacatatatcctcttggtcaatctttcctcactcattctctccatgtgcccaaaccatttcaaaacaccctcttctgctctctcaaccacgctctttttatttccacacatctctcttacccttacgttacttactcgatcaaaccacctcacaccacacattgtcctcaaacatctcatttccagcacatccatcctcctgcgcacatctctatccatagcccacgcctcgcaaccatacaacattgttggaaccactattccttcaaacatacccatttttgctttccgagataatgttctcgacttccacacatttttcaaggctcccaaaattttcgccccctcccccaccctatgatccacttccgcttccatggttccatccgctgccagatccactcccagatatctaaaacacttcacttcctccagtttttctccattcaaactcacctcccaattgacttgaccctcacccctactgtacctaataaccttgctcttattcccatttactcttaactttcttcttccacacactttaccaaactcagtcaccagcttctgcagtttctcacatgaatcagccaccagtgctgtatcatcagcgaacaacaactgactcacttcccaagctctctcatccccaacagacttcatacttgcccctctttccaggactcttgcacttacctccctaacaaccccatccataaacaaattaaacaaccatggagacatcacacacccctgccgcaaacctacattcactgagaaccaatcactttcctctcttcctacacgtacacatgccttacatcctcgataaaaacttttcactgcttctaacaacttgcctcccacaccatatattcttaataccttccacagagcatctctatcaactctatcatatgccttctccatatgttattgttcatgttgAATCTCACAAACTAAAattaatgttttgaaaaaaatatgaaagtagTTTTTTAACTGCTGAACACATACAATTAGTGTACGAGAGATAAATGGTGTGTTAATCATAATTAGATTAATTATCAAGGAAATCTGTTTGATACTAGCACACTCATATCAAACTATAGAAAACAGAGTATGACTAAACTAAAAATTCATACAGTAAAACAAATGTTGAGCATTTTTcaaatttcacttttgaaactttttcttttacaccATAATATTAGGAATCTTTGCTGATAAACATCAAAGTTTTAGCTAAAGTGAGGATGGATTTCCCCAGTTTTGAAGCAGCTCCTTCTACAAAGAAATATTCTATTTAGTGATGGCATCCAACCTTCCATGAATCCCCTTCACAAGTttactccacttttttttttatttctcttgtcCATCCCAGTAAAACATGAATAAACTGTAATAAAAATAATCATCCTAAATACAGATTTTGTCTTACATTAATACATACGCTTTATCATTCAAAGATACTTTCCAGCTATAtatctaataatgataattacaaaatATGGCAAAAACTTTAGCTGCACAGAATATTATATAAATTTCTTTCATGTAAGAGTGGGTGGAACACTTCTCTGCCCATTGTTCCTATTCAAGCAGTTCCCTATTACCCCAACAAAGCACTGATGTCTTTATCCTACTGGCTTACATGCTCATCACACAGGTCACCTTATAGTTCATGGGATGCAGATGTCACCCCCACCGATGGGTACTATCCCTTAAGAAAAACATTTATTGAGAGAAAGAAGGTCAGGCAAGAAGAAGCAACATGAAAAATTTGCTAGCAAACAATATTATTTCATCGAGCAAGATATGCAGAGTGCTACACACTGGCACAGTCTagggtgtgtgcgtatgtgtgtgtccatacatacaaaggaataaagacatggtacatccataaaggttaagagacagggcaacatgaatgtaaaactcccccccAGTAAAACAAAAATAGTAACCACACAAGCTCTACCAGTTTGGTAAAATTTTGTTCTAGGTACTCAAAAAGCAGTACTGGTACACTTTATTAGAGACATCATCAAAGAAACCTTATATCAACTGAATAATTTCTTTGAGAGCTTGCTATGTGCCAAATCACACAACCCTCCAGGGTAAAGGCTGTGGGAGTACATagtctcacagaaactgaaaccAAGTTCCTTGAGCAAAgtagaagggaaggggaaggagtagAAATATCGACATCTACTACAGTAGAGGAAATGATAACAATATAAATACTCTATAATTTtgtaaaaaatacaaaatattaaaCTAATTCACCAAACACACATACTGTTTACCCTAAGTGAGTTAGAGGAGGGTATTTTTCCATGATAGGATGAAAATGGTGAGAATAGAGTTTAACGTACACAGTGCCTAGAATTTCCAGAATTATGAGGCAACTATTGGATGATGATGTCTGCTAAATAAGGATTaatgagtgacagaagagagGACAAAGACTTAATTTTAGGCTACAGCTATTCAACAGGAGGTAGTTGGCAAGATTGAGAGGCTTTTACACCATCAGAGGACAGGGGGATAGAGGTTTCTAACCCCTAGGGTTCTTAGAAATTCTCTTAAAGCTTACATGACACAGCAGTGGTCAAGGTGTAGGACTGCCAAATCACTGGGTGAAAAGTACAAGGGTGATATTACCTTGCAGCCAAGGGGGTTGCCACCATAGGTTGAGCCATGCTGACCAGGCTTGATacacatcatgacctcatcacTGGCCAGCACTGCGGATACCTATATAGAACAGCACAAAAGTATCATTAAACACTGATTTCTGCAGACATTCCTTGATTTTATGATACAGTGTAACCAAAAATCTATTACACAGAAAAACTTTACTGATAAAGGCACAGCTACATTATTAGTGTACAAACCCAGGGTCCCTTTTATATGGTTCCTACAGCTCTGAGGCTGCATTTTACTAAACAGACTGTATTCACTCTCATCCATGATACAGGCACACCAAAGTTGACTTCATATTTGCAGATTACCTTTCAATCACATCAaaacacttagacaccccagaagaaacatcaaacatgcagcattacattacacaattggaacaatggctcacccagaacataATGTTGGTATCTCCACAGACACCATAAATCCCTCTTTTCACCCAAGACAGACATGAAACCAGctctcaccctccagtcaccttcagTGGAAAGTCACTTCCTCTGAACAAAACAACCATTCTGGGTATCACTTACAGTCACCTTCAGTGGACAGTCACTCCCTCTGAACAAAACTACCATTCTGAGAGTCACTTACAACATACACAAGATATTCTCTCCCTGTACTAATAACATCAACACGAGCAAAACACAAACTAAATGTCCTCAGAACACTGTCATCTGATTCTGACAAAAGAATCCCTCAACTTCCTATAAAAGCAGTTCTTCCACTCCACTTTAGACTTTGTCTCACCTGTCTAGTCTTCCACCTTCTCAAAAGTAAACAGAGCaaagctgtaaaccacacaaaacaaagcacTTACACAACAATCACCATCTGCCTAGCAACTGCAAACACTAAACACCTTCATAATGATACAAAAATCTCATCAATACAGTAACACTTCAACATGCTAGGCACTTACTTTTATGCAAAAGCACTGCACCCCTCCCTCCTTAAGCACTCCATAACTAATTAGAAATAATATCTTACTCACCCTTCACTCACAGTGATTCAAGCTTTGCAATCAAAACCTTAAAGAATCCCTTAAGGAACCTCCTGCAACAGTCCTAACAgtatatcaaactttcacatgaaCATTTTGGTCAAGTTGCAATCCAAGCTCTTACAGATATCTTCTGACTTcaaataaaaatccataacatctACAAACTTACCATCAtaatagctttccatggtttaccccggacgcttcacatgccttggttcaatccactgacagcacgtcaacccctgtataccacatcactccaattcgctctatttcttgccctcctttcaccctcctgcatgttcaggccccaatcacacaaaatccttttcactccatctttccacctccaatttggtctccctcttctcctcgttccctccacctccgacacatatatcctcttggtcaatctttcctcactcattctctccatgtgcccaaaccatttcaaaacaccctcttttgctctctcaaccacgctctttttatttccacacatctctcttacccttacgttacttactcgatcaaaccacctcacaccacacattgtcctcaagcatctcatttccagcacatccatcctcctgctcacaactctatccatagcccacgcctcgcaaccatacaacattgttggaaccactattccttcaaacatacccatttttgctttccgggataataccaatcctaaaacccaCCACACCATGTAATTCCCCTCTTTGTATTGCCCTATATTATTACTTTCTTCGGCATCCAAACTGGTGGTGGCCAGCTTCCTGATCACTTTGGCAGTCCTTTAGAAGgaatgtagaaaaaaatattgagggTGATATACATACTTAGATCTTAATGAAATGTGTTGATAGGGGTGTACATACCGGGTAAACGCCTCCTGAGAGTGCTTTGCCAAGTATAAGGATGTCTGGTTTGACATTTTCATGGTCAACTGCAAGGCGACGGCCAGTGCGAGCTAGCCCTGTCTGCACTTCATCCGCAATCCATAGCACATTGTGGCGGCTACAAAGCTCCCGAATACCTGTACCACTATTTCAATTAGTCTGGTTCTTAATATAATTCTTAGTATATGACTATTTACTTTTGATACCTCATAGCCACAACATACACTCTCAGAGACTGTGGCCCTTAGAATGTTTCACTGGCTTATATTGTCAGAAAATGGATATAACCCAACAGATTACTTGAAATGTATTTGTAAAAAAAGtaatcatgatatttatatcaaTTTGCCCTTTAGTTTATGGGACTTAAGAATATATAACACAAAAGCTTCAACAGGGTTAAGATCTTGAAAAACCTGTCACATGCCAAATCCATCATGAGGTGACACAATGAAATCCAAGTTGTAAGAGTGCTTATGCTATGTTCCTAACCAAACACTTTCCCAGTGTAACCCTTATGGATGGATAACACAGTACAGTTCCGTAAACAACTCAACTTACCATCCGTCCTTTTCATCCATTAACAATAATACACTCTCACTGAAGGAGGAGACTTTTTCCTTGTACTTTAACCACATGTAAACAGAGTTCAGCAATACTATGTTAAGTATTAAGCATTATATGTAAGGTAAGGCTTACATTGTATATTTGGTGAAGCAAAAAGCATATCTAAGATGTGCCAAAGATGATATCTAAAGTACAGTTAACAAAGTACATTAAGTGGCTACCAGTGTGAGATGTGGCTGACAGTGTACATGAAGTGGTTTATGGCTAACAGTGAGGTGTGTCTTAAATAAAGCAATTGTGTGAAATGATGATACATACCATAGCTAGCCTATAATGTGTGTAAGATGTGGCGGAAAGCGTAGATGTGGGTGTTACTATATCTACATCAGTACTGCATAATAATGTACTTATGTATTGGTAACGTATCATATGAGGAATGGTTAACAATATGCATGACTTATGACTGCATATTTGGGCTGAGTAATAGCACACAGGAAGTATGGCTTACAAAGCACTTGGACATGTGAATACAAATGTACGTATTGTTTAACAGTTCAAGTACATGAGGTGTAGCGAGAAATATTTATCTAAACACTGGAAGGGTTTCTAAGGGGGGTGTATGATGTGTTTCGTACCATATGAGTTGGAGATATTGAAAGTGTAAATGTGTTTCATATCATATGAATTGGAAGGAGACAATGAAAGAAGTAAGAAAAAGTCACTGACCTTTAAGGTAGCCATCAGCTGGGACAACAACACCAGCCTCTCCTTGGATAGGCTCCACCATGAAGGCAGCCACTGTTGGATCTGATACTGCAGCCTGTCATCAGAGAATCACATTAGTGTTTTCCATCTTACCAAGAGGGCGTAGTCAAAGCCACATTTTCATAAAAGTATGCTAgtagtgtgtggggtctggaagGTAAGTCAGTTACTATTTGCAAAAgaaacagctctggtggcagattgatgagggaaactacagaagctggtgccaataagggtgagtgtgtgaaatgagaaagctgATTGTTAGTGTGAATAGAATGGGGTTTAGGAGGGGGTAAGTCTAGTTGATTTGAGTGTGAGTCTGGAAGTGGAGAACCTGGAGTTCTTTGGATACTTTGGAGTGGAATTATGAGAAATGAagtaaatcattgggtggggaagaaggcaaaggtcctgggtgcacttaggggtgtgtggaaggaggcaaaggtcctgggtgcacttaGGGGTGTATGGAAGGAGAAATCACTGTCTCTGAGATCAAAGATGGCTATATTTGATGGAACAGTAACTCTAATGGTGTTGTACGAGTGTGAGAATAGGAAtaggaatgcaaaagaatggaacgtggtggatgtgttggaaataaaattgtAGTATGAGGggagttgatcatgtaaggaatgagaataaaaaagatgtgtggtagtaaatatTGTATAATTGTGAAAGCTTaccagagtgagttggaatggtttgggtatGTGAAAGGTTTGAACAaagacagattgaccaagaggttataagtGTCAGGGGTGAAGGGAGCAGTATGGAGGGGAGAcagaggatggaaggatggagtgaaataggcTTTGAGTTCCTGGAGCCTGAGCATTCAGAAGGGTGGGGCATACATGGGATTGAGTGAAATGGAGTGATaaggtatacagggggtgatgtcCTGTCACTGGGCTGCACCAAAGCATAAAAAGTGGTTAGGGGAAACTATGGAAGTATGTGGAACTTAATGGTAGATAAAGGCTTTGTTTTCGTGTATTAAAAACGACAGCCAGAGAGTGGGTGTGAGCTAAAGAGACCATTCTTTATATGTTCCTgacagcaaataagtatgatttttttctaaaaatttctGAAATGCACATAATGCTAAGTAATTGTTTTTTTAATAGCTTTTAAATGGTTGGGAACTGAAACACTGAAAGAATTAACAGTACACATTGAATGGGCTATTTGTGGTACTTGTGAAATTTTGATGGTGTGGAATCAAGTGAATGGTGTTTCTTAATCTTTAAATTTTACAGGATAATAAAAAACTTCCTCCAGACATTTTCTCCTTTATAAATatagatttctttcttttctttcaatgtgttcaccatttcctgaggagtgaggtagcatcaagaactgatgacagctttagaggaaaaaatgtataatagactaacagaaaaaatatatttatgttaGGTTTGGTTTATCTTGGATggtaggttaagtttggtttggttaagttaggttgtaatttgatatatactttatatatggtACTATATGGGAACTGTCTGGAAGGAACTGATTAAATAAAGGTTTATCTTTAGTGTATATTTTGCTTGTAATGAATATAATGTTCATCAGAAAATGGAAAATTTTAACCAAAGTGATGAGGATTTACCTCTAGTGCTGGGAGATCATCGTAGGGGATGAGAGAAAAGCCTGGCAAATAAGGGCCATACTCGCCATAAGCTTCTGGGTCCGAAGAGCTGGAGACAGCAGCAAGGGTGCGGCCCCAGAAGTTGTTCTGTACAAAGATAATTTTAGCCTGATCCTTGGGAATGCCTTTCACCTGGTACCCCCACTTACGAGAAAGCTTGCATGCtgtttcacctccttccacaccTGCAACAAACCTATGGTATGACAAATATTGAATTTCATTTGGTGTATAAAATTTACCTCATCAGAGGAAATCAACTAGAAAAGGCATCCTCTTTAAAATATTTAAGTATATTATGAATATCGGTCACCTCTCACAGGTAGAAAGTAGCAATGGATGTGGACTGGATGAATTTCTGTTCTATTTTTGTTGTTCCTGAGATTTAGACTATAACTGAATGGTTCTTAGAAGAACTTCATAGAAATAATAAAACATTCTGATGTTAGATGGTTCTAGAGTTGAAATGTTAAATACCTAGAGTGTGTTTCTCTAAAACTAAGCATACAAAAATTTGGTTAATGACATCAACAGTAAATGGATGATGAGATACTGCCACTATAGAGGGGCAAGTTAACTAAATGGGTGGCAGAGAAATGGGTCAGTGAAGATTATGGATAGGCTATTGTATGTGTGTGCTGGCCTGCATGAGGGGAAATAAGGAACATGTATAGATAGTGGCAAATAGCATTTCGTGGTGACAGGAAAGCACATATGAATTACTTGGGTTTTATACctatggaggaagagagaaataaagCCATAAGCTGGAAAGTAGAAGTATGTAGCAAGGCAGCAGCACAGGTGAATGGTGAGGCActggaggtaggtaggtgaggctgtgcatgtgcatgtggatgCTGAGGCAGTAGGGATTGGTGGCAAAGCGGTAAAAGTAAATGGAATGGTAAGGTAGTAGACTAAATTAATGGGTtgtagagatggagtgttggTCTTCTAAATTTGGGGATGGAGAAGAATTGGGTGGTTGGGCAGTAGGGGTTGGTGTCATGCAGCATAGGTGGATAGTAAAGCATTATAGGTGAATAATAGGACTATAGATATGTGTGTTACAACAGTAGAAAGGGGTGGTAAAACTGCAAAGATAGTAATATGGCAGATAAAACTGCAAAGATAGTAATATGGCAGTAAGGATTGGTGGCAAGGCAGCATAGGCAGATAGTTGAATTGAGGCAGTAGCAAAGGTTGGTGAGGTTGAAGGGGTGTGTCAAGGCTGTAGAGTTGAATGCTAGAACAGCAGAAGCAGATTTTGAAGCACTAGAAATATTGGTGGATAGTGATTAGGGAGCTGTGCAAGTGGGTGACGTCACAACGACTAGTGGGTTTTGCTTAATAGATGGCAGTTAGAATACGTGAGACACTAGAGGTGGTTCGCAGAGTTACAAGTATGTGCAGGTTGGCAGCTGAGGGGATTTATTGAGAAGTTGACATGAGAAGCAGGGCAGAGGaagcaagtaatggtgatgtaggAGTGAGTAGCAGAGTGGTAGATGTGGGTGACAAAGCAGCATAAGTGGTTGGCAAAGAGGCAACAGAGTTGTTTGAGGGCAGCTGAGGTGGATGGTTCAGAATTAGAATAAAAGCAGAGTTATATATTATGGCGGTAGGTAGGTGGATAAGTAGAGCTACATGGCATGACAACAAAGATGGGCAGTAGCGTTACAGATGGATGAATGCTTGATAGGACAGGGCAGTAGGAGTGGATGTTAGAGTAGTATGAGTATGTAACGGAACAGCACCAGGTGGAAGTGAATATATGACAATACGTTGTAGCAGTCAGAGAAGTTTAATCAGGATGGCAGTACCTGTATTCATGGGGAGGACCTTGTCATAACCAAGGAGGGACGTGATATACTCCTCAAATTCGCCCAGGACATTGTTATAGAAAGCTCTCGAGGTGAGGGTGAGAGTTGAGGCTTGATTATGTAGTGCCTGCAGGATTCTTGGATGGCAGTGGCCTTGATTCACCGCAGAGTAAGCGCTCAGGAAATCGTAGTAGCGTTTACCCTCCACAtcccacatatatacacctgaATGAAGGAGACGTACTTATGAAATATGTTGCTTCTCAGTTATTTGCTTTTTACGAATAAAGCAAGCCGAAGAACATCATGAAGTAAGTTGTGTTTTTGCCAAAGTCACTGATTCTAGAGAACTCCTGTGAGCTTATTAAAGTCGGTATTTTTCCTGAAAACTGAAGTAACTTGataaatagctaagtctacttCTAAGAAACCGGGAGTATTCTTTAGATGTCAAgaattcttctcttctgaacagttgctccgtttatacaaaggactgaatcGCCCTtatgtggagtactgctctaacCTTTGGGGTGGTTCTATGTCTACTTACTTGACGGAGTCGAAcgtgatccgacttataaactttccaaggctaacttcaaaacttgacttggTTGCCCTATGTCATAATGTTCGATCACTGCCCCTCTTTGATAGGTATTTCTTTCgtttttgctcttgagagctAGCTACTTGTGTTTCCCCACAGTCAACTAGACCAAACAATACAAGGCGAGCTGCTGCTCACATTATTACTTTGTGGCCATGGGCAACTCAGGGGTAGCCATTTCGTTaattatttctttccctacactagAAACTTCGGAACACACTATCGCCTCATGTCTATCCCATGTTTTaaagacaggtttatcactttctccaaaatacgtaagtactttcccttctctttttctcttccagtAACCTTTCTGTTTCAATCAAGGTCTGGCATTGATGTGGACTCGTTCTTGACTGGATTCCAACCTTTAATTTcctatataaaaaagaaaatcttaaaagTTAATTGTAAATTAGTTGTTATAAGTTGCTTTATTGATAAGCTGAACATGAAAAACGACTATAAGTTTCATTACAGCCTAGAATAATGTGTCCCCATGCATGAGTGTAGCTGAAATCACCATCTGGATAGAAGACTCTTCTGAACCTGTATCTAAACCTCTCAGGTACTTTTGGCAAAAAGTGACACCATGATTCCAGAAAGAATATCTTCACTTAAAGTCACCATTTACAAATGGTGTATTTTTGAGACACCTACACCAAAACTCCAAAGTATCCTAGGATCCAAGTGATTCCTGAGGGTTCTACTTTACTGTATTATTTACCCCAATGACATCCTCATCAGACAGATCCCCAGCGAAAATGTAGAGGGAAATGAGTGAGTGCTGCAGCTGGATCCATAGCAAGAATGTCTATTCCCTGGCAACACTGTCAAGGTAGGGAGAAACAACACTGGCATGGGCTAAACATCCGCACCTCCCCTAAGAGAAGTGTTGCCGGCAACTCGGCAATTGACAAAGGCCCTTCCTCTCTGTACAAGCGTTTTTTAAGAACTTGCTGAAGATCCTGAATGAGAACTGCAACGAGCTCAAGTATAAAACAAGTGCATGTCGCGTATCATGAGTGAATGAGGAAGTGAAGATAAAGGTTTTTGCTTTACTACGGCAAACAGGATTACAGTGAactgggaaaaggaaacacgaacaAACTCGAGCCTTGGACCCGGGTGAACGTATTCTGCGgccgtaccttttttttttagtagtatCTTATCACAAAAGGTCATAGACCTACTGGACTATAGTCAGTGTTTTTCTCAGTACGGAATTATGCATACATTACTGCTATGGCTGGAGAAAACCTGTGAGTGATTACCCAGTGAGCTGTCTGTAAATTTACGATAGAGAGATACTGGTGTACTTACACCCAAGAgagttgccagacgcacgatacCTACCGTACATAAACTGTGGCCAATAATTCTTCTATTTCCATGGAATTATAGACTTGCATGACACCTTCCCCTCTTACACACCTCCATGGATATAAATTGTTGGCTGTTGGGGTGATATATTTTTGAtgaaatattttgtattttaACTACGATAAAATGCCTTTCAGTAGAATTTAGTTGCTGGAGCCCGAATATGCCAGTATCTATTGTCACTGGGATACTGGTGTATGAAAGCTTACAGTTCacatcgacttccacacatttatttAAACAAAAATGCACTGCGAAGAGAGACAATAAATAAGTTTAGAAACGGAAACTTGCTTCACCACCGATGGCCGGATACATTTCGCCAGATAGGAAGTGCACACAATACGTGGGAGGTCATGAggcgcaacatatatatatatatatatatatatatatatatatatatatatatatatatatatatatatatatatatatatatataaatggagatAGGGAGGagtacgaatatgtataaaaaaaattctctctctctctctctctctctctctacacacacacacacacacacacatatatatatatatatatatatatatatatatatatatatatatataaactcaaagGGTGTGTTGGTGTACCACCAGTTCCCTTTATCCTGAAAACTGGCCATTAAGTCCCCCACCCTCCTAAGAAAGCAATGAAAGTTAGGTTAAACGTCTGTAAAATATCTTAAAGGTAGTGTCCATTTTCACTGTTAAAGACTTGGAAGATTAAGGAATGactaatgagtttttttttttaatgtcatgtTCATAAActactactttgaaagttttgtATTACATAAAAAGGACAAATTTTTCACCAGTTTCGTAAGAATTTAGTATACTGCATTtagaattttctttatttttatataGATTATTAATAAGTTAAGGAAATATGGTTTTGTAAATATCATGAGAGTGAAACAAAATGACATATAAATCCCATCTTCACAAGTACCAGCCATATTAGCATTCCCCGCGATTCTACCTAATAACGTCAAGAGTTAAGAGAACAAGGCTGGCTTATAACCCTGAGGGATTTTGTATATTACTACAGATCACATATCATCCTTGTAAATAAGGCACAGTAAGCT carries:
- the Oat gene encoding ornithine aminotransferase, mitochondrial; translation: MSLLLKARQVVGWVARRGLTTNEVKSYPSPQARTKPLEGLTTQQVIDREATYGAHNYKPLPVAICRAEGVYMWDVEGKRYYDFLSAYSAVNQGHCHPRILQALHNQASTLTLTSRAFYNNVLGEFEEYITSLLGYDKVLPMNTGVEGGETACKLSRKWGYQVKGIPKDQAKIIFVQNNFWGRTLAAVSSSSDPEAYGEYGPYLPGFSLIPYDDLPALEAAVSDPTVAAFMVEPIQGEAGVVVPADGYLKGIRELCSRHNVLWIADEVQTGLARTGRRLAVDHENVKPDILILGKALSGGVYPVSAVLASDEVMMCIKPGQHGSTYGGNPLGCKVGLAALQVMEEEKLAENAEKMGILLRSELSKLPKDVVSVVRGRGLLNAIVINKKFDAWQVCLRLRDNGLLAKPTHGDIIRFAPPLCITKEQIEECSDIIKRTILSF